Proteins encoded in a region of the Fundulus heteroclitus isolate FHET01 chromosome 2, MU-UCD_Fhet_4.1, whole genome shotgun sequence genome:
- the LOC105929594 gene encoding olfactomedin-4 produces the protein MLLFFLLLSSTLQGWAQIVPGVKKSNSCMCKVNLTTWSFPAVRYEAVEKRIETCEESLRSLEEQVFVSNQRLPQIQLQVANFTTRLEPYQYLHARGLYTALSIRQLGQELSQLETDITSVHGQLNNSQSQELTKEVGKLRKDVQKMQTTDTINMKTVKEKLRYLKNNVESCKSIPKDFKGQQMYCMKGLISNISDPVTTKINPFDKSYISGSWGKQAQMDSKSDKETYWVQALVSSNIYGNTFRLYQTYKDFMRSTNHRDATFSSSATGATAIEGPSAVLYGGGLYYHCYRSADICRYDLQTNDVKRVTLPGTGVGFNNQFPYCYYDCRPNSDVDLEADETGLWALYATVGNHGNLVVSKLFWDSNSTTINVSQTWETRLFKKSVSNAFMVCGVLYATRYVDTYKEEVFYAFDTATGKEDNSLALPLEKVSKGVASLSYNPINRQIYMYNDGYLLAYQAYF, from the exons ATGTTGCtgttcttcctgctgctctcgTCTACA TTACAGGGCTGGGCTCAGATCGTGCCGGGTGTGAAGAAATCAAACTCATGCATGTGCAAGGTGAACTTGACAACGTGGTCGTTCCCCGCTGTGAGGTACGAGGCTGTGGAGAAGCGGATTGAAACCTGTGAAGAATCTTTGCGTAGCTTGGAGGAGCAG GTGTTTGTCTCCAACCAGCGTCTCCCTCAGATCCAGCTTCAAGTTGCGAACTTTACAACCCGACTTGAGCCATATCAGTACCTGCACGCCCGCGGGTTGTACACAGCGCTGTCCATCCGCCAGCTGGGCCAGGAGCTCAGCCAGCTGGAGACGGACATCACCAGCGTGCACGGCCAGCTAAACAACAGCCAGTCACAGGAACTCACCAAAGAG GTGGGTAAATTGCGTAAAGATGTGCAAAAGATGCAAACAACCGACACCATAAACATGAAGACGGTCAAAGAAAAGCTGCGCTACCTTAAGAACAACGTTGAGTCCTGCAAGTCGATCCCCAAAGACTTCAAGG GCCAGCAAATGTACTGCATGAAGGGTCTGATCTCTAACATCAGCGACCCTGTTACAACCAAAATCAATCCCTTCGATAAGAGCTACATCTCTGGATCATGGGGGAAACAGGCGCAGATGGACAGCAAGTCGGACAAAGAAACCTACTGGGTTCAAGCTCTGGTCAGCAGCAACATCTATGGAAACACTTTCCGTCTTTACCAAACCTACAAAGACTTCATGCGTTCCACCAACCACAGGGATGCTACTTTTTCATCCTCGGCCACAGGTGCCACCGCCATCGAGGGTCCAAGTGCTGTCCTCTACGGAGGAGGTCTGTACTATCACTGCTACCGCTCTGCAGACATCTGCCGCTATGACCTGCAGACCAATGACGTCAAACGAGTGACCCTTCCAGGCACGGGTGTGGGTTTCAATAACCAGTTTCCGTATTGCTACTATGACTGCCGCCCAAACAGTGATGTGGACTTGGAGGCTGATGAGACTGGGCTTTGGGCGCTCTACGCCACTGTCGGCAACCACGGTAATCTGGTGGTGAGCAAGCTGTTTTGGGACAGCAACTCAACGACAATCAACGTGTCACAAACCTGGGAGACGAGGCTGTTCAAGAAGTCAGTGTCCAATGCTTTCATGGTCTGTGGCGTGCTTTACGCCACCCGCTATGTGGACACTTACAAAGAGGAAGTGTTCTATGCCTTCGACACAGCGACGGGCAAGGAGGACAACTCACTAGCTCTGCCGCTGGAGAAGGTCTCTAAGGGAGTGGCTAGTCTGAGCTACAACCCCATCAACAGGCAGATCTACATGTACAATGATGGCTATCTTCTTGCCTATCAGGCTTACTTCtga
- the LOC105929659 gene encoding olfactomedin-4, whose protein sequence is MMKLSAIVPLWALLSLTQQAAPREKCSCDLSLEEKAFPHDKLQTVEGNATECKTHVTPEKALELESLLLGLEKRLTQLHNDMTILENEDDGELYGVLSLFIIENEMVEIRQLMNKLNRTTLEYQVLTADTIQQLEDLKTEMTKLEKFDTMEVMKGRKVNRHLKIALQTCKSGVNVTAVPTQEPYGTCERGPLRNVTGPVVNTQGEFSGNYPYGAWGRDPKPEVGKDRWYWVVPLTSSQYANYVRFYSSLSALIIGVSNPGNIQISPSNPTTNTIQGPNNVLYGGALYYNCYNQDAVCRFNLTTKIVSNVKLPKGTRYNSKSNFCHLENCFLFTDLDLITDESGVWVVYTTTQALGNLVLSKVEETEPPSLGKTWTTSVYKQSVSNTFMACGVLYATRYIDTNMEEVFYSFDTTTGMENFKVGIFINKVSPNIYSLNYSPVDQMLYVYSDAKMVSYKALFGYSDLYSS, encoded by the exons ATGATGAAACTCTCTGCCATTGTTCCACTGTGGGCTCTTCTCTCTCTCACCCAGCAG GCAGCTCCACGCGAAAAGTGTTCCTGTGATCTGAGTCTTGAAGAAAAGGCATTCCCTCATGACAAACTCCAAACAGTGGAGGGCAATGCAACAGAGTGCAAAACCCATGTCACACCAGAGAAG GCTCTGGAGCTGGAAAGTCTGCTGTTGGGACTGGAGAAACGTCTCACCCAGCTGCACAATGACATGACCATCTTGGAGAACGAGGATGATGGGGAGCTGTATGGAGTTCTCAGTCTGTTCATTATTGAAAACGAAATGGTTGAGATCAGACAGCTGATGAACAAGCTCAACAGAACCACTCTGGAATACCAAGTCCTCACTGCTGACACCATTCAACAG CTGGAGGACTTGAAAACTGAAATGACCAAACTGGAGAAATTTGACACCATGGAGGTAATGAAGGGACGAAAGGTCAACAGGCATCTGAAGATTGCCCTGCAAACATGCAAGAGCGGCGTTAATGTCACTGCCGTACCCACCCAGGAACCATATG GTACGTGTGAACGAGGTCCGCTCCGGAACGTTACTGGGCCTGTTGTCAACACACAAGGAGAGTTCTCTGGCAATTATCCCTATGGGGCTTGGGGTCGTGATCCCAAACCAGAGGTGGGGAAAGACAGATGGTACTGGGTGGTACCACTGACCTCCAGCCAGTACGCAAACTATGTCCGTTTCTACTCCAGTCTTAGCGCTCTCATCATTGGGGTGAGCAATCCAG GTAACATCCAGATTTCCCCTTCTAACCCAACAACCAACACCATTCAGGGTCCCAATAACGTTCTGTATGGAGGTGCTCTGTACTACAACTGTTACAACCAAGATGCTGTTTGTCGATTCAACCTCACCACCAAAATTGTGAGCAACGTAAAGCTACCCAAAGGAACCAG GTATAACTCAAAGAGTAATTTCTGCCATCTTGAGAACTGCTTCCTCTTCACCGACCTGGACCTGATCACAGACGAGTCAGGCGTCTGGGTGGTCTACACCACCACACAGGCTTTAGGCAATCTGGTTCTGTCCAAGGTAGAGGAGACTGAGCCACCGAGCCTCGGTAAAACATGGACCACTTCAGTCTACAAGCAAAGTGTGTCCAACACCTTCATGGCCTGTGGTGTCCTCTATGCAACACGATACATTGACACAAATATGGAGGAAGTGTTTTACTCTTTCGACACTACGACAGGGATGGAGAACTTCAAGGTTGGCATCTTCATAAACAAGGTGTCTCCAAACATTTATTCCTTGAACTACAGCCCGGTGGACCAGATGCTCTATGTATACAGTGATGCTAAGATGGTCTCCTACAAGGCTCTGTTTGGGTACTCTGATCTTTATTCTTCATAG